One genomic window of Caenorhabditis elegans chromosome I includes the following:
- the ztf-15 gene encoding C2H2-type domain-containing protein (Confirmed by transcript evidence) — MEESDQTVLLPNVENEIGSFYHDMPDEKLLRHIKAIFDEASLRPSLTKNVPSTSSQVTEELNKVEIRDPKHEMQDEQYLSIFENPSGVQYNQADGSFSWNNRFHSDNSVQYINVLNNYGCEGADTLLNQSDSSDETDESIEERRTPRGNRQSRSNLTSKPSAKYWTKRGGDPIVNCSCSICGSKFSTIRCLLDHRHQEHSLKDMMMCGLCGKEFSKRTHIYLHLSQEYKVYHCDGCNTSFASKWHLEKHRCKENETIDDKKRRRTGRVNAEEIKVIKEEIQDEEFGGVVLSNENHEKSKEDRFQFACVLCGKKYQHYHWLLKHRTKCLETTDEIQEFKCNVCYRRYNSSFWFERHMEKCNSSTALPPALLDQTISCPNCHKKYQNEYWFDYHKKHCPDITPALSDVHLDVNSLRDRRPREGEISVVPDVNLFGIEPEREDDNDDDEDADATISSSSSSTGNLVNIPCSICGKFCVGVASLLHHRKQIHGLTAMLTCGVCTKKFNTLSSIRRHMSMEYSIFRCQQCGRNCIDRTTLDRHECFKPYKIRDKRLFNIQNISVLKCPDCRATFANLNVLSEHRKTCQYGNVFDNIQQPGSSSLRQHHRSDTNGAALQRKITSRVRLDSNTPEKWTCRDCHASFHNLQALCSHRHESHGKEMFQCNNCSETLPNYRALHDHNMMHCRNNRSTNETTTRRYSEEDINYDYMDNVQIFVVEESEIFIPIQPHFSRK, encoded by the exons atggaagaatcaGATCAGACTGTG cttttaccaaatgtcgaaaatgaaattggCAGTTTTTATCATGACATGCCTGATGAAAAATTGCTTCGTCATATCAAAGCAATTTTCGACGAAGCTTCACTTCGACCATCTTTG ACTAAAAACGTGCCATCCACATCTTCACAAGTCACAGAGGAATTGAATAAAGTTGAAATCAGAGATCCAAAGCATGAAATGCAAGATGAg CAATATCTTTCAATATTCGAAAATCCGTCCGGAGTTCAGTACAACCAAGCTGATGGCTCATTTTCGTGGAATAATCGCTTCCATAGT gaCAACAGCGTCCAATACATAAACGTGTTGAACAACTATGGTTGTGAAGGTGCTGATACACTATTAAATCAGTCAGACAGTAGCGATGAAACCGATGAAAGTATCGAAGAAAGACGGACCCCACGAGGAAACCGGCAGTCGCGTAGTAATTTGACATCGAAACCCTCTGCCAAATATTGGACAAAAAGAGGAGGAGATCCAATTGTTAATTGCTCG tgCTCAATATGTggatccaaattttcaaccatTCGCTGTCTTCTTGATCATCGTCATCAAGAACATTCACTGAAAGATATGATGATGTGTGGTCTCTGTGGAAAAGAGTTTTCGAAGCGAACACATATCTATTTGCATCTAAGTCAAGAATACAAAGTATATCATTGTGACGGTTGCAATACATCGTTTGCCAGCAAATGGCACTTGGAAAAGCATCGATGTaaggaaaatgaaacaatcgacgataaaaaacgaagaagaacGGGACGTGTAAATGCGGAAGAAATAAAAGTAATAAAAGAAGAGATTCAAGATGAAGAATTTGGTGGCGTTGTTTTGTCTAATGAgaatcatgaaaaatcaaaagaagaCCGTTTCCAATTCGCTTGTGTATTATGTGGAAAGAAATATCAACACTATCATTGGTTGCTCAAACATAGAACCAAATGCTTGGAAACAACGGACGAAATTCAG GAATTCAAGTGCAATGTTTGCTACCGAAGATACAATTCGAGTTTTTGGTTCGAACGCCACATGGAAAAGTGTAATTCATCTACTGCACTTCCTCCTGCGCTTTTAGATCAAACCATAAGCTGTCCAAACtgtcataaaaaatatcaaaatgaatATTGGTTTGATTATCACAAGAAGCATTGTCCAGACATTACTCCAGCTCTTTCTGATGTACATTTGGATGTCAACTCGTTGCGGGACAGACGACCACGTGAAGGAGAGATCAGCGTGGTTCCAGATGTCAATTTATTTGGTATAGAACCTGAAAGAGAAGACGACAATGACGATGACGAAGATGCTGATGCTACCATTTCATCCTCATCTTCTTCGACTGGGAATTTGGTCAATATTCCG TGTTCCATCTGTGGAAAGTTCTGTGTCGGTGTTGCAAGTCTTCTTCATCATCGGAAGCAAATTCATGGATTGACTGCAATGCTAACATGTGGTGTGTGCACGAAAAAGTTCAATACACTAAGTTCGATTCGTCGTCATATGAGTATGGAATACTCAATCTTCCGTTGCCAACAATGTGGCCGAAACTGTATCGATCGAACCACTCTTGACCGTCACGAATGCTTCAAGCCATACAAGATCCGAGATAAGAgacttttcaatattcaaaatatatcaGTTCTCAAGTGCCCTGACTGCAGAGcaacttttgcaaatttgaatgttCTGTCTGAACATCGCAAGACGTGTCAATACGGCAACGTATTTGATAATATTCAACAACCGGGAAGTTCTTCTTTACGACAACATCACAGGAGCGATACAAATGGAGCCGCGTTGCAGAGAAAAATCACATCCCGTGTTCGTCTAGATTCGAATACTCCAGAGAAATGGACG tgCCGAGATTGCCACGCCTCCTTTCATAACCTGCAAGCGTTGTGCTCACATCGACACGAATCTCACGGAAAAGAAATGTTTCAATGCAACAACTGTTCTGAAACCCTTCCAAACTATCGTGCTCTCCATGATCATAATATGATG CATTGCAGGAACAATAGATCTACAAATGAAACAACTACGAGAAGATATTCGGAAGAAGACATCAATTACGATTACATGGACAATGTACAAATATTCGTCGTAGAagaaagtgaaattttcattccTATTCAACCGCATTTCTCGAGAAAGTAG
- the ztf-15 gene encoding C2H2-type domain-containing protein (Confirmed by transcript evidence), translating into MEESDQTVLLPNVENEIGSFYHDMPDEKLLRHIKAIFDEASLRPSLTKNVPSTSSQVTEELNKVEIRDPKHEMQDEQYLSIFENPSGVQYNQADGSFSWNNRFHSDNSVQYINVLNNYGCEGADTLLNQSDSSDETDESIEERRTPRGNRQSRSNLTSKPSAKYWTKRGGDPIVNCSCSICGSKFSTIRCLLDHRHQEHSLKDMMMCGLCGKEFSKRTHIYLHLSQEYKVYHCDGCNTSFASKWHLEKHRCKENETIDDKKRRRTGRVNAEEIKVIKEEIQDEEFGGVVLSNENHEKSKEDRFQFACVLCGKKYQHYHWLLKHRTKCLETTDEIQEFKCNVCYRRYNSSFWFERHMEKCNSSTALPPALLDQTISCPNCHKKYQNEYWFDYHKKHCPDITPALSDVHLDVNSLRDRRPREGEISVVPDVNLFGIEPEREDDNDDDEDADATISSSSSSTGNLVNIPCSICGKFCVGVASLLHHRKQIHGLTAMLTCGVCTKKFNTLSSIRRHMSMEYSIFRCQQCGRNCIDRTTLDRHECFKPYKIRDKRLFNIQNISVLKCPDCRATFANLNVLSEHRKTCQYGNVFDNIQQPGSSSLRQHHRSDTNGAALQRKITSRVRLDSNTPEKWTCRDCHASFHNLQALCSHRHESHGKEMFQCNNCSETLPNYRALHDHNMMEQ; encoded by the exons atggaagaatcaGATCAGACTGTG cttttaccaaatgtcgaaaatgaaattggCAGTTTTTATCATGACATGCCTGATGAAAAATTGCTTCGTCATATCAAAGCAATTTTCGACGAAGCTTCACTTCGACCATCTTTG ACTAAAAACGTGCCATCCACATCTTCACAAGTCACAGAGGAATTGAATAAAGTTGAAATCAGAGATCCAAAGCATGAAATGCAAGATGAg CAATATCTTTCAATATTCGAAAATCCGTCCGGAGTTCAGTACAACCAAGCTGATGGCTCATTTTCGTGGAATAATCGCTTCCATAGT gaCAACAGCGTCCAATACATAAACGTGTTGAACAACTATGGTTGTGAAGGTGCTGATACACTATTAAATCAGTCAGACAGTAGCGATGAAACCGATGAAAGTATCGAAGAAAGACGGACCCCACGAGGAAACCGGCAGTCGCGTAGTAATTTGACATCGAAACCCTCTGCCAAATATTGGACAAAAAGAGGAGGAGATCCAATTGTTAATTGCTCG tgCTCAATATGTggatccaaattttcaaccatTCGCTGTCTTCTTGATCATCGTCATCAAGAACATTCACTGAAAGATATGATGATGTGTGGTCTCTGTGGAAAAGAGTTTTCGAAGCGAACACATATCTATTTGCATCTAAGTCAAGAATACAAAGTATATCATTGTGACGGTTGCAATACATCGTTTGCCAGCAAATGGCACTTGGAAAAGCATCGATGTaaggaaaatgaaacaatcgacgataaaaaacgaagaagaacGGGACGTGTAAATGCGGAAGAAATAAAAGTAATAAAAGAAGAGATTCAAGATGAAGAATTTGGTGGCGTTGTTTTGTCTAATGAgaatcatgaaaaatcaaaagaagaCCGTTTCCAATTCGCTTGTGTATTATGTGGAAAGAAATATCAACACTATCATTGGTTGCTCAAACATAGAACCAAATGCTTGGAAACAACGGACGAAATTCAG GAATTCAAGTGCAATGTTTGCTACCGAAGATACAATTCGAGTTTTTGGTTCGAACGCCACATGGAAAAGTGTAATTCATCTACTGCACTTCCTCCTGCGCTTTTAGATCAAACCATAAGCTGTCCAAACtgtcataaaaaatatcaaaatgaatATTGGTTTGATTATCACAAGAAGCATTGTCCAGACATTACTCCAGCTCTTTCTGATGTACATTTGGATGTCAACTCGTTGCGGGACAGACGACCACGTGAAGGAGAGATCAGCGTGGTTCCAGATGTCAATTTATTTGGTATAGAACCTGAAAGAGAAGACGACAATGACGATGACGAAGATGCTGATGCTACCATTTCATCCTCATCTTCTTCGACTGGGAATTTGGTCAATATTCCG TGTTCCATCTGTGGAAAGTTCTGTGTCGGTGTTGCAAGTCTTCTTCATCATCGGAAGCAAATTCATGGATTGACTGCAATGCTAACATGTGGTGTGTGCACGAAAAAGTTCAATACACTAAGTTCGATTCGTCGTCATATGAGTATGGAATACTCAATCTTCCGTTGCCAACAATGTGGCCGAAACTGTATCGATCGAACCACTCTTGACCGTCACGAATGCTTCAAGCCATACAAGATCCGAGATAAGAgacttttcaatattcaaaatatatcaGTTCTCAAGTGCCCTGACTGCAGAGcaacttttgcaaatttgaatgttCTGTCTGAACATCGCAAGACGTGTCAATACGGCAACGTATTTGATAATATTCAACAACCGGGAAGTTCTTCTTTACGACAACATCACAGGAGCGATACAAATGGAGCCGCGTTGCAGAGAAAAATCACATCCCGTGTTCGTCTAGATTCGAATACTCCAGAGAAATGGACG tgCCGAGATTGCCACGCCTCCTTTCATAACCTGCAAGCGTTGTGCTCACATCGACACGAATCTCACGGAAAAGAAATGTTTCAATGCAACAACTGTTCTGAAACCCTTCCAAACTATCGTGCTCTCCATGATCATAATATGATG GAACAATAG